Proteins found in one Methanospirillum hungatei JF-1 genomic segment:
- a CDS encoding molybdopterin dinucleotide binding domain-containing protein yields the protein MKAKKTLNMITQRAVEEGIAMEIGKTSRQYFDACSIIEMNEQDMKELGIMKNTNVRVKSESGEVVVKAVVGRQTCYPGLCHIRQGVWANQVVPPRTQSTGAPQYSGFPVTVEPVPNERLKTALELVQGAVGMWKGDQ from the coding sequence ATGAAAGCAAAAAAAACGTTAAACATGATAACCCAGCGGGCTGTTGAAGAAGGTATTGCCATGGAGATCGGGAAAACTTCACGGCAGTACTTTGACGCCTGCAGCATCATCGAGATGAACGAACAGGACATGAAAGAACTTGGTATTATGAAAAATACCAACGTCCGTGTAAAAAGCGAATCCGGTGAAGTGGTGGTGAAAGCAGTCGTTGGTCGCCAAACCTGTTATCCTGGCCTTTGTCATATCAGACAAGGAGTCTGGGCGAACCAGGTTGTTCCCCCACGAACCCAGTCAACCGGTGCACCCCAGTACAGTGGATTTCCGGTAACGGTCGAACCTGTTCCAAATGAACGGTTGAAAACTGCCCTTGAACTGGTTCAGGGTGCTGTCGGTATGTGGAAGGGTGACCAATAA
- a CDS encoding formylmethanofuran dehydrogenase subunit B, whose amino-acid sequence MPKVIENVGCPYCGCSCDDVRITVSDDGKDILEVENVCAIGTEIFKHGCSKDRIRLPRMRQPDGSMKDISYEEAIDWTARHLLKAKKPLMYGFGSTNCEGQAAAARVMEIAGGMLDNCATICHGPSFLAIFDNGYPSCTLGEVKNRADVIVYWGSNPAHAHPRHMSRYSIFPRGFFTGKGQKKRTVIVIDPRFTDTANVADYHLQVKQGHDYELFNAFRMVIHGHGKDLPDEVAGIKKETILEVAEIMKNARFGTTFFGMGLTHTDGRNHNIDIAISLTRDLNKISKWTIMAMRGHYNIAGPGVVWSWTFGFPYCLDLTKQNHAHMNPGETSSVDMAMRDEVDMFINIGTDAAAHFPIPAVKQLKKHPWVTIDPSINMASEISDLHIPVCICGVDVGGIVYRMDNVPIQFRKVIEPPEGVMDDETLLNKIADRMEELKAKGEA is encoded by the coding sequence ATGCCAAAAGTAATAGAAAATGTCGGATGTCCCTATTGCGGATGCTCCTGTGATGATGTCCGCATTACTGTTTCAGACGATGGAAAGGACATTCTGGAAGTAGAAAACGTCTGTGCAATCGGAACGGAAATCTTCAAGCACGGTTGTTCTAAGGATCGGATCCGACTTCCCCGTATGAGACAACCGGATGGCTCCATGAAAGATATTTCCTACGAGGAAGCAATCGACTGGACTGCACGACATCTGCTTAAGGCCAAAAAACCCCTCATGTACGGGTTTGGGTCTACCAATTGTGAAGGTCAGGCAGCAGCAGCACGTGTAATGGAAATTGCAGGGGGTATGCTTGATAACTGTGCAACTATCTGTCACGGACCATCGTTCCTTGCAATATTCGACAACGGATATCCCAGCTGTACACTAGGAGAAGTCAAGAACCGTGCAGACGTGATCGTCTACTGGGGGTCTAACCCAGCACATGCGCACCCACGTCATATGTCCCGGTACTCTATCTTTCCGCGTGGTTTTTTCACCGGAAAGGGCCAGAAAAAGAGGACTGTCATTGTCATCGATCCCCGGTTTACTGACACAGCAAATGTAGCAGATTATCATCTCCAGGTTAAACAGGGTCATGATTATGAACTTTTCAATGCCTTCCGAATGGTCATTCACGGCCATGGAAAAGACCTTCCTGATGAAGTCGCTGGAATTAAAAAAGAGACGATCCTTGAAGTTGCAGAGATCATGAAGAATGCCCGGTTTGGAACTACATTCTTCGGGATGGGTCTGACTCATACTGATGGAAGAAACCATAATATCGACATCGCTATCTCCCTGACTCGTGACCTGAACAAGATCTCAAAATGGACCATCATGGCAATGAGAGGTCATTATAACATTGCAGGCCCTGGGGTGGTCTGGTCCTGGACATTCGGGTTCCCTTACTGTCTTGACCTTACCAAACAGAACCATGCCCACATGAACCCTGGTGAGACCAGTTCGGTTGATATGGCCATGCGTGATGAAGTCGATATGTTCATTAATATCGGAACCGACGCCGCTGCACACTTCCCCATTCCTGCAGTAAAACAGCTTAAAAAACACCCCTGGGTTACTATTGACCCAAGCATCAATATGGCATCCGAGATATCTGATCTGCACATCCCAGTCTGTATCTGTGGTGTTGATGTCGGTGGTATCGTCTATCGAATGGATAATGTGCCAATTCAGTTCAGAAAAGTCATCGAACCACCGGAAGGTGTCATGGATGACGAGACTCTCCTGAATAAGATCGCTGACCGTATGGAAGAACTGAAAGCGAAGGGTGAAGCCTGA
- a CDS encoding formylmethanofuran dehydrogenase subunit A, which produces MSELLIKNGYIFDPISGIKGDKADIAIKDGKIVDKVSSKAQVIDASGKTVMSGGVDIHTHVSGPKVNTGRMMRPEDKFFRGSYRGGIIKQGKRMEMGFSIPSTYKTGYAYARMGYTFTNEAAMPPLLAPHVHEEFRDTPILDQAAMPVFGNNWFCFEYIKNKELENNAAYVAWLLNATKGIGIKVVNPGGTEAWAWGENCTTINDPVPYFDITPAEIVKGLIETNEYLGLPHSVHIHGNNLGNPGNYKDTLDTLRLAESYKAKNKFGREQVLHNTHIQFHSYKGTSWADFESGAKEIMDYVNANKNITCDIGQVTLDETTTMTADGPFEYHLNQLNHIKWANVDVELETGSGVVPYIYDKNIKVCGIQWAIGLELALYAKDLMRVHITTDHPNAGPFTRYPCVIKWLMSEKARKATLDTMKWKDKVIAASNIASMDRELGLYEIAMMTRAGPAKALGLAAIYGSLVKGADGNVAIYNLDANDLPSDPELIEAAFQNTAYTIKEGVVVVKDGEIIAEPHKYTLWTKVNMPENAQVMHDIKEKFTKNYTVNLENYAVFDEHVHNPRAIELDVA; this is translated from the coding sequence ATGTCAGAACTTCTTATTAAGAACGGGTATATATTTGACCCAATTTCAGGAATAAAAGGAGATAAAGCAGATATCGCCATCAAAGACGGGAAGATCGTTGACAAGGTATCCTCAAAGGCACAGGTCATCGATGCATCAGGAAAGACCGTCATGTCTGGTGGAGTGGATATCCATACACACGTATCAGGTCCGAAAGTAAACACGGGCCGGATGATGCGTCCGGAAGACAAGTTTTTCCGTGGGTCATACCGTGGCGGGATTATAAAACAGGGTAAGCGTATGGAGATGGGTTTTTCGATTCCGTCCACATACAAGACCGGTTACGCATATGCCCGAATGGGATACACCTTCACAAACGAAGCAGCAATGCCACCACTTCTGGCACCACACGTGCATGAAGAGTTCCGTGACACCCCCATCCTAGACCAGGCTGCCATGCCGGTTTTCGGTAACAACTGGTTCTGCTTTGAATATATCAAAAACAAAGAACTTGAGAACAATGCAGCATACGTTGCATGGCTGCTCAATGCCACCAAAGGTATTGGTATCAAGGTCGTCAATCCAGGTGGAACCGAAGCCTGGGCATGGGGAGAGAACTGTACAACCATCAATGATCCGGTCCCGTACTTTGACATCACCCCTGCAGAGATAGTGAAAGGGCTAATAGAGACGAACGAGTACCTTGGACTTCCTCACTCAGTCCACATCCATGGGAATAACCTTGGAAATCCCGGTAACTACAAGGACACCCTGGACACGCTTCGTCTTGCCGAATCATACAAAGCAAAGAATAAATTCGGCAGAGAACAGGTTCTTCATAACACTCATATCCAGTTCCACAGTTATAAAGGAACTTCCTGGGCTGACTTTGAGTCAGGTGCAAAGGAAATCATGGATTATGTGAATGCCAACAAGAACATCACATGTGATATCGGACAGGTCACTCTAGATGAGACGACCACAATGACTGCTGACGGTCCATTCGAGTATCACCTCAACCAACTTAATCACATCAAATGGGCAAACGTTGATGTCGAACTTGAGACCGGCTCTGGTGTTGTGCCCTATATCTATGACAAAAATATCAAAGTATGTGGTATTCAATGGGCAATCGGGCTTGAACTTGCACTCTATGCAAAGGACCTGATGCGGGTTCATATCACTACCGATCATCCGAATGCTGGACCATTCACTCGGTACCCCTGTGTCATCAAGTGGCTGATGTCCGAGAAAGCACGTAAAGCAACCCTTGACACTATGAAGTGGAAAGACAAAGTCATTGCTGCAAGTAACATTGCCTCAATGGACCGTGAACTCGGCCTTTATGAAATTGCCATGATGACCCGTGCCGGCCCTGCAAAAGCCCTCGGACTTGCAGCCATATATGGTAGCCTTGTAAAGGGTGCAGACGGAAACGTGGCAATATACAACCTTGATGCGAATGATCTTCCGTCAGATCCTGAACTCATCGAAGCGGCCTTCCAGAACACTGCGTATACCATCAAGGAAGGTGTAGTTGTTGTTAAAGATGGAGAAATAATTGCAGAGCCGCATAAATACACCCTCTGGACGAAAGTCAATATGCCTGAAAATGCACAGGTTATGCATGACATCAAAGAGAAATTTACCAAGAACTACACTGTGAATCTAGAAAACTATGCAGTATTTGATGAACATGTGCACAATCCACGGGCAATTGAACTGGATGTAGCATAA
- a CDS encoding formylmethanofuran dehydrogenase subunit C, translated as METITMTLVQEPELFLECYSVTPDLFAGKSLAEIADLPAHEGKIQWKLGDFFKFEGKAGETAADTKIVVNGNVRRMKRFGQQMTAGEIIINSDADMYIGGWMKGGKITVKGNADSFLGIAMEGGEILIEGDAQNHVGSAYRGDWRGMSGGLIRVKGKAGNDIGTAMTGGTIIIEGDAFIHVLTHAEGGTVIIKGDVEGRVGGQMVKGDAYILGNLLYPLPGFKKVATVEKEVDGATYTFDQFIGDLGERKEKKKGEIIYGNIFLKK; from the coding sequence ATGGAAACCATAACAATGACTCTTGTACAGGAGCCTGAATTATTCCTTGAATGCTATAGTGTCACTCCGGACTTATTTGCAGGAAAAAGCCTTGCAGAGATTGCAGATCTTCCGGCACATGAAGGAAAGATTCAGTGGAAACTTGGAGATTTTTTTAAATTTGAAGGAAAGGCCGGTGAAACCGCTGCTGATACGAAGATCGTGGTAAACGGAAATGTGCGCCGGATGAAGCGATTTGGACAGCAGATGACTGCAGGTGAGATCATCATTAACAGCGATGCTGATATGTATATCGGTGGCTGGATGAAAGGCGGTAAGATCACTGTGAAAGGTAATGCAGACAGTTTTCTTGGTATCGCCATGGAAGGTGGAGAGATCCTGATTGAAGGCGATGCACAGAACCATGTTGGCAGTGCTTATCGTGGAGACTGGCGTGGTATGAGTGGTGGGCTTATCAGGGTAAAAGGAAAAGCTGGAAATGATATTGGCACTGCCATGACCGGCGGGACCATCATCATCGAAGGTGATGCATTCATCCATGTCCTCACCCATGCAGAAGGAGGCACCGTCATCATCAAGGGTGATGTCGAGGGTCGTGTCGGTGGCCAGATGGTTAAGGGAGATGCATACATCCTTGGTAATCTGCTTTACCCACTTCCTGGTTTTAAGAAAGTTGCAACCGTTGAAAAAGAAGTCGATGGCGCAACCTATACCTTTGATCAATTCATCGGAGACCTTGGTGAGCGAAAGGAAAAGAAGAAAGGTGAAATTATTTACGGGAATATTTTCCTTAAAAAATAA
- a CDS encoding methyltransferase family protein yields MSDEIHEILKIPDLPVIEIVDDLVQVFKEFMVVNAALKLDLFSWLAENGPATPEKLATGTGIRAEYVTSLLGMLYYLDMVRKAGDEFSISPAARMNFVRNSPFYQGDYIMNLPADDSPWKDLAVYLTKPEQKTTFDTSSLQAVRSEANHALRGTIQSVTNVLKTWDRFSDAKKFLEMNGGHGLYAIAACQNNPQMTATVLTGSADPSVAKEYVVRFGMEDRIRVLPGDLSVYTDQGCDIILIAHALYSMIDRLDDVLSKVSSILTPNGLLISNHWFSRPPIGTGMQGLYELELAIHNHYHELPDKELFESLCLKHNLPILQAGVIRSRYGESTIHMAEKK; encoded by the coding sequence ATGAGTGATGAGATACACGAGATCCTGAAAATTCCTGACCTGCCGGTTATTGAGATTGTAGATGACCTGGTGCAGGTGTTCAAAGAATTTATGGTCGTGAATGCTGCTTTAAAACTTGACCTGTTTTCATGGCTTGCAGAAAACGGACCGGCAACTCCTGAAAAATTGGCTACAGGAACCGGAATCCGGGCGGAATATGTAACCAGTCTTCTTGGTATGCTCTATTACCTTGATATGGTCAGAAAAGCAGGGGATGAGTTCTCGATATCTCCTGCTGCCCGGATGAATTTCGTCAGAAACAGTCCTTTTTACCAGGGGGACTATATCATGAATCTCCCGGCAGACGATTCACCATGGAAGGATCTTGCTGTGTATCTGACAAAGCCTGAACAGAAAACGACATTTGATACGTCTTCTCTCCAGGCAGTTCGATCAGAAGCAAATCATGCTCTCCGCGGAACGATTCAGAGTGTGACAAATGTACTGAAGACATGGGATAGGTTTTCGGATGCAAAAAAATTTCTGGAAATGAATGGAGGACATGGTCTGTATGCCATTGCGGCCTGCCAGAATAATCCGCAGATGACAGCAACTGTTCTGACCGGATCTGCTGACCCCTCGGTTGCCAAAGAGTATGTTGTTCGTTTTGGTATGGAGGACCGTATCCGTGTTCTACCTGGCGATTTATCTGTATACACCGATCAGGGATGTGATATAATTCTCATCGCTCATGCTCTCTATAGTATGATTGACAGACTTGATGATGTTCTCTCAAAGGTGTCATCTATTCTGACGCCGAATGGACTTTTAATCTCTAATCACTGGTTCTCACGGCCGCCTATTGGTACTGGTATGCAGGGATTATATGAACTGGAACTTGCCATCCACAACCATTACCATGAACTGCCGGATAAGGAACTTTTTGAATCTTTGTGTTTGAAACACAATCTTCCCATTCTTCAGGCTGGAGTCATAAGGTCCCGGTATGGGGAATCAACAATTCACATGGCAGAAAAAAAGTAA
- a CDS encoding molybdopterin dinucleotide binding domain-containing protein produces MITQRSIEEGIAMEKGKQSKEYFDACSVIEMNELDMLMLGIEENTPVLVKSECGQVVVTAIVGLQILKPGMCHIRQGVWANQIVPCRTQSTGVPQYSGFPVTIEPARDRNVLNVYELLYSSLGVTR; encoded by the coding sequence ATGATAACCCAGAGATCAATTGAAGAGGGGATTGCTATGGAAAAAGGTAAGCAATCCAAAGAGTATTTTGATGCCTGTAGTGTTATTGAGATGAATGAACTGGATATGCTTATGCTGGGTATCGAAGAAAACACTCCTGTTCTGGTAAAGAGTGAGTGTGGCCAAGTGGTGGTTACTGCAATCGTTGGTTTGCAGATACTCAAACCTGGGATGTGTCATATCAGACAAGGGGTCTGGGCTAATCAGATTGTTCCATGTAGAACCCAATCAACCGGTGTTCCACAATACAGTGGTTTTCCGGTCACTATTGAACCGGCTAGAGATAGAAATGTTTTAAATGTTTACGAATTACTTTATTCATCTCTTGGGGTTACGAGGTAA
- a CDS encoding formylmethanofuran dehydrogenase subunit B, producing MVLVREGIGCPYCGCSCDDVRITLSDDGKKILDVENACAIGTEIFLHATNHHRITHPRIRQPDGSFNEISYEKAIDFVATAILNAKKPLMYGFGSTTCEAQGAAARLMELGGGVLDNCASICHGPSLMAFFDNGHPTCTLGEVKNRADVILYWGANPVHAHPRHMSRYAIYPIGFFTGNGHLRRTVIVVDPRKTDSAGTADYHLQIEPGMDYELINAFRMVLYGFESDIPEMVAGIPKQSILEISKVLREAKFGVCFFGMGLTHTDGRNHNVDIAISLMRDLNAVSKWSIMAMRGHFNIAGPNMVWSWSYGFPYCLDLTKGEHAHMNPGETSTIDLAIRDEIDLFINIGTDAAAHFPIDAVRHLKKHTWITIDPNMSMAAEIADLHIPVGISGIEVSGIVYRMDNVPIQYRKVIDMPDGMLSDEEVLNRISERLEELMESERVKAEVPDISLQKGISPAPGFTQSLI from the coding sequence ATGGTTCTGGTCCGTGAGGGAATCGGATGTCCTTACTGTGGGTGTTCCTGTGATGATGTCCGGATTACGCTTTCGGATGATGGGAAAAAAATTCTGGATGTTGAAAATGCTTGTGCAATTGGAACAGAAATTTTTCTTCATGCAACGAATCACCACCGAATAACCCATCCACGAATTCGTCAACCAGATGGAAGTTTTAATGAAATTTCCTATGAAAAAGCAATAGATTTTGTAGCCACAGCAATCCTGAATGCCAAAAAACCCCTGATGTATGGATTTGGTTCAACTACTTGTGAAGCTCAGGGTGCTGCTGCTCGTCTCATGGAACTAGGAGGTGGTGTGCTTGATAATTGTGCATCTATTTGTCATGGCCCGTCCCTCATGGCATTTTTTGATAATGGTCACCCAACTTGTACCTTAGGCGAAGTGAAAAACCGTGCAGATGTCATCCTGTACTGGGGGGCAAATCCAGTTCACGCTCATCCCCGTCATATGTCACGATACGCTATCTATCCGATTGGGTTTTTTACAGGGAATGGACATCTTCGGCGAACGGTTATTGTTGTTGATCCGAGAAAAACGGACTCCGCAGGCACTGCTGATTATCATCTCCAGATAGAACCTGGCATGGATTATGAGTTAATTAATGCATTCCGGATGGTGCTCTATGGGTTTGAATCTGATATTCCTGAGATGGTTGCTGGCATCCCAAAACAGTCTATTCTGGAAATATCAAAGGTATTGAGGGAAGCGAAATTTGGTGTCTGTTTTTTTGGTATGGGTCTTACCCATACCGATGGCCGGAATCACAATGTTGATATTGCTATCTCATTGATGCGTGATTTAAACGCAGTATCAAAATGGTCAATTATGGCTATGCGGGGCCACTTTAATATTGCCGGGCCAAATATGGTCTGGTCATGGTCATATGGATTTCCTTATTGCCTTGATCTCACCAAAGGAGAACATGCTCATATGAACCCCGGAGAAACCAGTACCATTGATCTTGCAATTCGCGATGAGATTGATCTTTTTATCAACATAGGTACCGATGCAGCGGCTCATTTTCCTATTGATGCAGTCAGGCATCTGAAGAAGCATACTTGGATCACGATAGATCCAAATATGAGTATGGCAGCAGAAATTGCCGATCTGCATATTCCTGTAGGGATTTCGGGGATTGAGGTTTCTGGAATTGTATACCGGATGGATAATGTTCCGATTCAGTACAGAAAAGTTATTGATATGCCGGATGGGATGCTCTCTGATGAAGAGGTTCTGAACAGAATATCTGAAAGGTTGGAAGAGTTGATGGAATCAGAGCGTGTAAAAGCAGAGGTGCCGGATATATCTCTTCAAAAAGGCATAAGTCCTGCACCTGGTTTTACCCAGTCACTCATATAA
- a CDS encoding ABC transporter substrate-binding protein — MLGISLVSADTQASERVISDALGRELTIPTEITGVVSTAPPTTMTLYLIAPDLMLGWNSELTPLQKMYIPEEYQSIPVVGGWFGKTDGNFETFIKLNPDIILEGRTITGEPTDVHAVEERQSQFGSIPLITIQDTANISGYAKSISFIGDILNKKEKSDALVAYYQTALKTVKDAVSTIPEGEKIKVYYAEGPDGLATDPSGSQHAMLIDYCGGKNVAETTITPGYGMTPVSLEQVLSWNPEVIIASDSKFASSVLTDPLWKDVPAVQSGRVYAVPLTPFSWFDRPPGTNQIPGLYWMLHTLYPEKFTTEQLKEKITEFYSSFYGVEVSASQLDGLLSDVPVYE, encoded by the coding sequence TTGCTAGGCATTTCACTGGTATCAGCAGACACTCAGGCATCTGAACGGGTGATTTCTGATGCTCTTGGCAGAGAACTTACTATCCCTACAGAGATCACCGGAGTTGTAAGCACTGCCCCACCCACAACAATGACCCTGTACCTGATTGCACCGGATCTCATGCTTGGATGGAACTCTGAACTCACACCGCTCCAGAAAATGTATATTCCTGAAGAATACCAGAGCATCCCCGTCGTTGGAGGATGGTTCGGTAAAACTGACGGTAATTTTGAGACATTTATCAAACTCAATCCGGACATCATCCTTGAAGGCAGAACCATCACCGGAGAACCAACTGATGTACATGCCGTTGAGGAGAGACAGTCGCAATTCGGCTCTATCCCACTCATTACAATCCAGGATACTGCAAACATCTCAGGATATGCAAAATCGATCTCCTTTATCGGTGATATCCTGAACAAAAAAGAAAAATCAGATGCCCTGGTTGCATATTATCAGACCGCTCTCAAAACCGTCAAAGATGCAGTCTCAACGATTCCTGAAGGAGAGAAGATAAAGGTCTATTATGCAGAAGGACCGGATGGTCTTGCAACCGATCCAAGTGGATCCCAGCATGCAATGCTCATAGACTACTGCGGCGGCAAAAATGTTGCCGAGACGACCATCACACCCGGTTATGGTATGACTCCTGTCTCTCTTGAACAGGTACTCAGCTGGAATCCGGAGGTCATCATCGCCAGCGATTCTAAATTCGCATCATCTGTTCTCACCGATCCGCTCTGGAAGGATGTCCCGGCAGTTCAGTCAGGCAGAGTATACGCAGTCCCCCTTACACCATTCTCCTGGTTTGACCGTCCACCGGGAACGAACCAGATCCCTGGCCTGTACTGGATGCTCCACACCCTGTATCCGGAAAAATTTACAACCGAGCAGCTGAAAGAGAAGATTACTGAATTTTATTCATCATTCTATGGAGTAGAGGTATCCGCATCACAACTGGATGGTCTGCTCAGTGATGTTCCGGTTTATGAATGA
- a CDS encoding class I SAM-dependent methyltransferase, whose product MEQKDDQKMGKKDSKHFLTIADTIFSPIYPVIAEQIVTNTGIHSGTALDVGTGPGHLATALALASDCTVHALDCSPDMIEICQTRVSEKGLTKRVIPALGDVSEIPYGDNTFDLIISRGSWFFWEDLSKSLTEIYRVLRPGGKTYIGGGFGTAALKEQIVAAMKEKDSDFETGMKERMTSRSPDIITSTVEKIGVTNYSLINDDSGIWLMMVRE is encoded by the coding sequence ATGGAACAAAAAGATGACCAAAAAATGGGAAAGAAAGACAGCAAACATTTTTTAACGATTGCTGACACCATTTTTTCTCCCATTTATCCTGTTATTGCAGAGCAGATTGTCACGAACACCGGTATTCATTCCGGGACAGCCCTTGATGTCGGAACCGGACCAGGACATCTTGCAACCGCCCTGGCTCTTGCATCTGATTGTACGGTTCACGCTCTTGATTGTTCACCTGACATGATAGAGATCTGTCAAACCAGGGTTTCAGAAAAAGGACTAACCAAGAGAGTCATTCCGGCACTGGGGGATGTGAGTGAAATTCCTTATGGTGATAATACCTTTGATCTCATCATCAGCAGAGGATCATGGTTTTTCTGGGAGGATTTATCAAAAAGCCTTACAGAGATTTACCGGGTTCTAAGGCCTGGTGGGAAAACCTATATCGGAGGCGGGTTTGGAACCGCTGCATTAAAAGAACAGATCGTTGCAGCGATGAAAGAGAAAGATTCTGATTTTGAAACCGGAATGAAGGAGCGAATGACGTCCCGGTCACCTGATATCATCACATCAACTGTAGAGAAGATCGGCGTGACCAATTACTCTCTTATTAATGATGATTCTGGTATCTGGCTCATGATGGTGCGGGAATGA
- a CDS encoding radical SAM protein yields the protein MTVCPYCPHHCDIADRGTGICGMYTAVNDYIIERFPDHWLMVTPVSVETIPFVHAFPQAKALQISTIGCNLKCPGCVSEVLVRKPDDMGTGLRYQSAKAIIDEAKKKDCRGILFCLNEPTVSLPSFLKVAHLAKEKGMFVGCSSNAYFSEYTLNLLIPVLDMINIGLKGKDEKNIRACGIIDDKVVIQNIKKLVQAGVHVEIALMHAKGQENELITQAKEIVSISDKIPIQVMRCMAFGDLGQEYEPSIPESELLCDQLREFASHVYLFNSPGTAYINTVCPDCGDVLSTREMYGPMGCRPVTFLDTGLCSCGYQVPLSGSASPSRYEEEGMDGGYRPTRALEFIQGIVTCLGVDDPLCAPRLWKLYLAHGKISSIHQRIQKITSYYDIIREVAEIVDKKDEGIELVSVLEEMKTQVTDTVKGMTHPRVLYTMGYPIFSLNGGRFENLLVDLAGGDPVNRMIKRSGKPGVNLSHEEFLSLNPDWICISGLFSLPKEECIAYCKNNNLMVPAIIENKVIEVPPSWDFGSPRWILGLMLLAQSFHPENCTWNMDEVADQFYQRFYHVPYQSVQPTRSFIKASAKIFG from the coding sequence ATGACCGTCTGTCCATACTGCCCTCATCACTGTGACATTGCAGATAGGGGCACTGGTATCTGTGGTATGTATACCGCAGTCAATGATTACATAATTGAGCGGTTTCCGGATCACTGGCTGATGGTAACTCCGGTATCGGTGGAGACGATCCCCTTTGTCCATGCTTTCCCACAGGCGAAAGCGCTTCAAATCAGTACTATCGGATGTAATTTGAAATGTCCGGGATGTGTATCTGAAGTACTGGTGAGAAAACCGGATGACATGGGAACCGGCCTTCGGTACCAGTCAGCAAAAGCCATTATCGATGAAGCGAAGAAGAAAGACTGCAGGGGAATTTTATTTTGTCTGAATGAGCCGACCGTATCCCTTCCCTCTTTCCTGAAAGTTGCCCACCTGGCAAAAGAAAAAGGGATGTTTGTCGGGTGTTCATCGAATGCCTATTTTTCAGAGTATACCTTAAACCTTCTTATTCCGGTTCTCGATATGATAAATATCGGGCTCAAAGGTAAAGATGAGAAGAATATCAGGGCTTGTGGAATTATTGATGACAAAGTGGTCATCCAGAACATCAAAAAGCTCGTACAGGCAGGAGTCCATGTTGAAATTGCTCTGATGCATGCAAAGGGGCAGGAGAACGAGCTTATTACCCAGGCTAAAGAGATTGTCTCTATTTCAGACAAAATACCAATTCAGGTCATGCGGTGTATGGCATTTGGAGATCTTGGCCAGGAGTATGAGCCTTCGATTCCGGAATCTGAACTCCTGTGTGATCAGCTGCGTGAATTTGCTTCCCACGTATATCTCTTCAATTCACCAGGAACTGCGTATATCAATACCGTCTGTCCGGATTGTGGAGATGTATTATCAACCCGTGAAATGTACGGACCTATGGGATGCAGACCGGTAACATTTCTGGATACCGGGTTATGTTCATGCGGATACCAGGTTCCTCTCTCTGGATCAGCATCACCTTCCCGGTATGAAGAAGAAGGTATGGATGGCGGATACCGACCGACCCGTGCTCTTGAATTTATCCAGGGAATTGTTACCTGCCTAGGAGTTGATGATCCCCTTTGTGCTCCCCGGCTCTGGAAATTATACCTTGCCCATGGGAAGATCAGTTCAATACACCAACGAATTCAAAAGATAACATCATATTATGATATTATCCGAGAAGTAGCAGAAATTGTTGACAAAAAGGATGAAGGGATAGAGTTGGTGTCGGTCCTGGAAGAGATGAAAACCCAGGTTACTGATACCGTTAAAGGGATGACTCATCCCCGTGTCCTCTACACCATGGGATACCCGATATTCTCACTGAACGGGGGCAGATTTGAGAATCTGCTCGTAGATCTGGCTGGTGGCGATCCCGTGAACCGGATGATAAAACGGTCAGGAAAACCTGGAGTAAACCTTTCTCATGAAGAATTTTTGTCGCTCAATCCTGACTGGATATGCATATCAGGTCTTTTTTCTCTTCCGAAAGAGGAGTGTATTGCATATTGCAAAAACAATAATCTCATGGTTCCTGCAATAATAGAGAATAAGGTCATTGAAGTACCGCCATCGTGGGACTTTGGAAGTCCGCGATGGATTCTTGGTCTTATGCTTCTGGCGCAGTCATTCCATCCCGAAAATTGTACCTGGAACATGGATGAGGTTGCTGACCAGTTTTACCAACGATTCTATCATGTTCCCTATCAATCGGTTCAGCCAACCCGGTCGTTTATCAAGGCGTCTGCAAAAATTTTTGGATAA